Proteins encoded in a region of the Megalops cyprinoides isolate fMegCyp1 chromosome 3, fMegCyp1.pri, whole genome shotgun sequence genome:
- the ppp2r1ba gene encoding protein phosphatase 2, regulatory subunit A, beta a, which produces MAGADGDDSLYPIAVLIDELRNEDVQLRLNSIKKLSTIALALGVERTRTELLPFLTDTIYDEDEVLLALAEQLGNFTVLVGGPEYVHCLLPPLESLATVEETVVRDKAVESLRKISHEHSPVDLEVHFEPLVKRLASGDWFTSRTSACGLFSVCYPRVSSTVKAEIRQHFRTLCSDDTPMVRRAAASKLGEFAKVLELEYVKSDIISLFTALASDEQDSVRLLAVEACVSIAQLLPQEDLDTLVMPTLRQAAEDKSWRVRYMVADKFSELQKAVGPEITKNDLVPAFQNLLKDCEAEVRAAAANKVKEFCENLPEDSRETIIMTHILPCVKELVSDTNQHVKSALASVIMGLSTILGKDNTIEHLLPLFLAQLKDECPEVRLNIISNLDCVNEVIGIRQLSQSLLPAIVELAEDAKWRVRLAIIEYMPLLAGQLGVEFFDEKLNSLCMAWLVDHVYAIREAATCNLMKLVEKFGAEWAQNTIVPKVLGMANDPNYLHRMTTLFCINSLSEACGQEITTKQMLPVVLKMSNDQVANVRFNVAKSLQKIGPVLDSNALQTEVKPVLEKLATDQDMDVMYFAQEAISVLGLA; this is translated from the exons CTCCGATTGAATAGCATCAAGAAGCTGTCCACTATTGCCTTGGCTCTGGGCGTGGAGCGGACACGCACGGAGCTCCTCCCCTTTTTGACTG ACACCATCTATGATGAAGATGAAGTGCTTCTTGCCCTGGCAGAACAGCTGGGGAACTTCACCGTGCTGGTCGGAGGGCCAGAATATGTCCACTGTCTGCTG CCCCCCCTGGAGAGCCTGGCCACAGTGGAAGAGACAGTGGTGCGGGACAAGGCGGTGGAGTCCCTGCGGAAGATCTCCCATGAGCACTCGCCTGTGGACCTGGAGGTGCACTTTGAACCCTTGGTGAAGAGGCTGGCCAGTGGGGACTGGTTCACCTCCCGAACCTCGGCCTGTGGCCTCTTCAGCGTCTGCTACCCCCGCGTCTCCAGCACTGTCAAGGCTGAGATCCGCCA gcatTTCCGCACCCTGTGTTCAGATGACACCCCCATGGTGCGCCGTGCTGCTGCCTCCAAGCTCGGCGAGTTCGCCAAGGTCCTTGAGTTGGAGTATGTCAAGAGCGACATCATCTCCCTTTTCACAGCGCTGGCCTCTGACGAGCAG gACTCGGTACGTCTGTTGGCCGTAGAGGCATGTGTCAGCATCGCCCAGCTGCTGCCCCAGGAGGACCTGGACACACTGGTGATGCCCACCCTGCGCCAGGCGGCCGAGGACAAGTCCTGGAGGGTCCGCTACATGGTGGCTGACAAGTTCTCAGAG CTCCAGAAGGCTGTGGGCCCAGAGATCACCAAGAACGACCTGGTTCCAGCCTTCCAGAACCTCTTGAAAGACTGCGAGGCAGAGGTCCGGGCTGCTGCCGCTaacaaggtcaaag AGTTCTGTGAGAATTTACCGGAGGACAGCAGGGAAACCATCATCATGACCCACATTCTGCCCTGCGTCAAG GAATTGGTGTCAGACACAAACCAGCACGTGAAGTCTGCCCTGGCCTCTGTCATCATGGGCCTCTCTACCATCCTTGGGAAGGACAACACCATCGAACACCTGCTGCCGCTCTTCCTGGCCCAGCTGAAGGACGAG TGCCCAGAGGTGCGCCTCAATATCATCTCCAACTTGGACTGCGTGAACGAGGTGATCGGGATCCGCCAGCTGTCTCAGTCCCTGCTGCCTGCCATCGTGGAGCTGGCTGAGGATGCCAAGTGGAGGGTCAGGCTGGCCATCATCGAGTACATGCCCCTGCTGGCAGGACAGCTG ggtgTCGAGTTCTTCGACGAGAAACTGAACTCTCTCTGCATGGCCTGGCTGGTTGACCATG TGTATGCCATCCGGGAGGCAGCCACCTGTAACTTGATGAAGCTGGTGGAGAAGTTTGGTGCAGAGTGGGCCCAGAACACAATCGTCCCCAAAGTTTTGGGGATGGCCAACGACCCAAACTACCTACACAGAATGACCACGCTCTTCTGCATCAAT TCACTGTCTGAAGCTTGTGGCCAGGAGATCACCACCAAGCAGATGCTCCCTGTTGTCCTCAAGATGTCAAACGACCAGGTGGCCAACGTGCGCTTCAATGTGGCCAAGTCCCTGCAGAAGATTGGCCCAGTCCTGGACAGCAA TGCCCTGCAGACAGAAGTGAAGCCTGTACTGGAGAAACTGGCCACAGATCAGGACATGGATGTGATGTACTTCGCCCAGGAAGCCATCAGTG